The following proteins are co-located in the Ailuropoda melanoleuca isolate Jingjing chromosome 13, ASM200744v2, whole genome shotgun sequence genome:
- the KLHL10 gene encoding kelch-like protein 10, translating to MEMESAAASTRFHQPHMERKMSAMTCEIFNELRLEGKLCDVVIKVNGFEFNAHKNILCSCSSYFRALFTSGWNNTEKKVYNIPGISPDMMKLIIEYAYTRTVPITPDNVEKLLAAADQFNIMGIVRGCCEFLKSELCLDNCIGICKFTDYYYCPELRQKAYMFILHNFEEMVKVSAEFLELSVTELKDIIEKDELNVKQEDAVFEAILKWISHDPQNRKQHISVLLPKVRLALMHAEYFMNNVKMNDYVKDSEECKPVIINALKAMYDLNMNGPSNSDFTNPLTRPRLPYAILFAIGGWSGGSPTNAIEAYDARADRWVNVTCEEESPRAYHGAAYLKGYVYIIGGFDSVDYFNSVKRFDPVKKTWHQVAPMHSRRCYVSVTVLSNFIYAMGGFDGYVRLNTAERYEPETNQWTLIAPMHEQRSDASATTLYGKVYICGGFNGNECLFTAEVYNTESNQWTVIAPMRSRRSGIGVIAYGEHVYAVGGFDGANRLRSAEAYSPMANTWRTIPTMFNPRSNFGIEVVDDLLFVVGGFNGFTTTFNVECYDEKTDEWYDAHDMSIYRSALSCCVVPGLANVGEYAARRDNFTGLALRDEVKYSASTSTLPV from the exons ATGGAGATGGAGAGCGCGGCGGCCTCCACACGTTTCCACCAGCCTCACATGGAGAGGAAGATGAGTGCGATGACCTGTGAGATCTTCAACGAGCTTAGGCTAGAGGGCAAGCTCTGCGACGTGGTCATCAAGGTCAATGGCTTTGAGTTCAATGCCCACAAGAACATCCTCTGTAGCTGCAGTTCCTACTTTAG agcttTGTTTACAAGTGGCTGGAACAACACTGAAAAGAAGGTATACAACATTCCTGGCATTTCCCCTGACATGATGAAGCTAATTATTGAATATGCATACACCCGGACCGTCCCTATCACACCGGACAATGTGGAGAAGCTGCTGGCTGCTGCAGACCAGTTTAACATCATGGGTATTGTCAGGGGCTGCTGTGAGTTCCTCAAGTCGGAGCTGTGTTTGGATAACTGTATCGGCATCTGCAAGTTCACGGACTACTACTACTGTCCCGAGCTGAGGCAGAAGGCCTACATGTTCATACTGCACAACTTTGAGGAGATGGTGAAGGTCTCAGCCGAGTTTTTAGAGCTCTCAGTCACTGAACTGAAGGATATCATTGAGAAAGATGAGCTCAACGTCAAACAAGAAGATGCTGTATTTGAGgccattttaaaatggatttctcaTGACCCCCAAAATAGGAAGCAGCATATTTCAGTTTTGCTTCCCAAG gTTCGCCTGGCCCTAATGCACGCTGAGTACTTCATGAACAATGTGAAGATGAACGATTATGTCAAAGACAGTGAGGAATGCAAGCCAGTCATCATCAATGCCCTAAAGGCCATGTACGACCTCAACATGAATGGACCCTCTAATTCTGACTTCACCAACCCACTCACGAGGCCCCGCCTGCCCTATGCCATCCTATTTGCAATTGGTGGCTGGAGTGGCGGGAGCCCCACCAATGCCATTGAGGCATATGATGCTCGGGCAGACAGATGGGTGAATGTCACTTGTGAGGAAGAGAGTCCCCGTGCCTACCACGGGGCAGCCTATTTGAAAGGATACGTTTATATCATTGGGGGGTTTGATAGCGTAGACTATTTCAATAGCGTTAAGCGTTTTGACCCAGTCAAGAAAACATGGCATCAGGTGGCCCCGATGCACTCCCGACGTTGCTACGTCAGCGTGACAGTCCTCAGCAATTTTATTTACGCCATGGGAGGATTTGACGGCTATGTGCGTCTCAACACTGCTGAACGTTACGAGCCGGAGACCAACCAGTGGACACTCATCGCCCCTATgcatgagcagaggagtgacGCAAGTGCCACAACGCTCTACGGGAAG GTCTACATATGTGGTGGTTTTAACGGAAACGAGTGTCTGTTTACAGCGGAAGTGTACAACACTGAGAGTAATCAGTGGACAGTCATAGCACCCAtgagaagcaggaggagtggaatAGGTGTGATTGCTTATGGAGAACATGTATATGCG GTAGGTGGCTTTGATGGAGCAAATCGACTTAGGAGTGCAGAAGCCTACAGCCCCATGGCTAATACTTGGCGCACAATCCCCACTATGTTTAATCCTCGTAGCAATTTTGGCATCGAGGTGGTGGACGACCTCTTGTTTGTGGTGGGCGGCTTTAATGGCTTCACTACCACCTTCAACGTGGAGTGCTATGACGAAAAGACGGACGAGTGGTATGACGCCCATGACATGAGCATCTACCGCAGCGCTCTGAGCTGCTGTGTGGTGCCGGGGCTGGCCAACGTCGGGGAGTATGCGGCAAGACGGGACAACTTCACAGGACTAGCACTGCGAGATGAAGTAAAGTACTCCGCTTCGACAAGTACCCTACCTGTATGA